Proteins from one Xenopus tropicalis strain Nigerian chromosome 1, UCB_Xtro_10.0, whole genome shotgun sequence genomic window:
- the LOC101734131 gene encoding vomeronasal type-2 receptor 26-like, which yields MVRVTDITNAINLIIYIIVLCLVPCTSTVQTINPACELKIIPTYEDYEYIQEGDIMIGGALTVNSYTIPFRYPQDGYLRMAWVDIYPEYYRQLVDLLIAIKQINQSPNILLNLTLGYHIYDSCGDPRKAVRSVLQILSGTREPVPNYSCVGKRNIAGFIGDLSSENTVAIAQILNLYGYSQISYGATDTELSDRVSFPYFFRTTQSDRGHYFVLSKLLKYFGWTWVGIIRLDDYGGEKEHQLLKSILSNDGICIDFTIKITSFISRTELEANIPNLMVYKRIIEESTASVIVLCGSVPSGAVEEFIHLSDLFIKKTIIVSYNLASSMHFMDYAIEIFNGSLGITQMLLSSPYSPENTQVLKEFHPSKYPKDKLLEDIWMQYHSCLSKDPAKNKVYEQLYSGSLYNCSGRELITNVRHFDNKFYSPRVPLAVDIMARALHIMQISLANRTTEKAKREQNYRNQMHHYLKKVQYNFFDPKTMNRTLSFEEDGELITQYKIRYVTFQSYKQIYMQIFGVFTPWAPPDKYLQFISKIGWKTKNNEVPKSQCTDNCLPGFRKVPKPGTHSCCYNCVPCSNGEISNTSDSENCVYCPDMEWPNENRTQCIAKVEEFLSYTNDIISIIFSAFSILFFLITMLILILFITYRDSPIVRANNRSLSFLLLVSIKLSFLSVFLFLGRPVDITCMLRIITFGITFSIAVSSLLAKTIMVCVAFKATKPGSSWRKWLGVKLSNSVVLFCSSIQIIICMTWLAISPPFQELDIHTSPGTIIIQCNEGSAIGFYSVIGYMGLLAAVSFVLAFLARSLPDSFNEAKYITFSMLLFCSVWITMIPAYLSTKGKNTVCVEIFAILTSSAGLLACIFVPKCYVILIRPDLNTKTQLLGNKM from the exons ATGGTAAGAGTGACAGACATAACTAATGCCATTAATCTGATCATATATATCATAGTTTTATGCCTGGTTCCCTGCACATCTACAGTTCAGACCATAAATCCTGCCTGTGAGCTGAAGATCATCCCAACGTATGAAGACTATGAATACATCCAGGAAGGAGACATTATGATTGGTGGAGCGTTAACAGTGAACTCGTATACAATTCCTTTCAGATATCCACAGGACGGTTACCTGCGAATGGCGTGGGTTGA CATTTACCCTGAGTATTACAGACAATTAGTGGATTTACTTATAGCCATCAAGCAAATTAACCAGTCTCCAAACATTCTCCttaacctgaccctggggtaccatatatacgactcctgtggggacccccggaaggcagtgaggagcgtattacagatattatctggtaccagggagccggttcccaattactcctgtgtgggaaagagaaacattgctggattCATTGGGGATCTCAGCTCAGAGAATACAGTAGCAATAGCCCAAATTCTGAACTTGTATGGCTATTCCCAG ATCAGTTACGGGGCGACAGACACAGAGCTCAGCGACAGAGTCTCATTCCCGTACTTTTTCCGCACAACACAAAGTGACCGTGGCCATTATTTTGTTTTGAGCAAGTTACTGAAATATTTTGGCTGGACCTGGGTTGGAATCATAAGATTAGATGATTACGGTGGAGAAAAAGAACATCAACTGCTGAAAAGCATCCTTTCTAATGACGGGATATGTATTGATTTCACTATAAAGATAACAAGTTTTATATCAAGAACTGAACTTGAGGCCAATATTCCAAATCTTATGGTCTATAAAAGGATTATAGAAGAATCCACAGCCAGTGTAATTGTACTTTGTGGATCAGTTCCTTCCGGTGCTGTCGAAGAATTCATTCACCTTTCagatttgtttattaaaaagaCAATAATTGTTTCCTATAATTTGGCATCTTCTATGCACTTTATGGATTACGCAATAGAAATATTTAATGGCAGTTTGGGAATTACACAAATGTTGCTGAGTTCCCCGTACAGCCCTGAGAATACTCAAGTTCTAAAGGAATTTCATCCTTCAAAATACCCCAAAGACAAGTTGCTTGAAGACATCTGGATGCAGTATCATTCATGTTTATCAAAGGACCCAGCTAAGAATAAAGTATATGAGCAACTGTACTCAGGCTCCTTGTACAACTGCAGCGGGAGGGAACTCATTACAAATGTTCGACACTTTGACAATAAGTTTTATTCCCCCCGCGTTCCCCTCGCAGTTGATATAATGGCTCGTGCGCTTCATATTATGCAGATATCACTTGCCAACAGAACTACTGAAAAGGCCAAAAGAGAGCAGAATTATAGGAATCAG ATGCATCATTATCTGAAAAAAGTTCAGTACAATTTTTTTGACCCAAAAACAATGAATAGAACTCTATCATTTGAGGAGGACGGAGAGTTAATAACTCAGTACAAGATCCGATATGTTACTTTTCAGTCTTATAAACAGATATATATGCAGATTTTTGGGGTGTTTACACCATGGGCTCCACCAGATAAGTATCTGCAGTTTATATCAAAGATAGGATGGAAGACCAAGAACAATGAg GTCCCGAAATCTCAATGCACAGATAATTGCCTCCCCGGCTTCAGGAAGGTGCCAAAGCCCGGAACCCATTCCTGTTGTTATAACTGTGTCCCGTGTTCTAATGGAGAAATTTCAAACACATCTG acagtgaaaactgTGTCTATTGCCCCGACATGGAGTGGCCCAATGAGAACAGGACTCAGTGTATTGCCAAAGTGGAAGAATTTCTCTCTTACACTAATGATATAATTTCTAtcattttttcagctttttcaATTCTGTTTTTTCTAATTACCATGCTAATATTGATACTGTTTATTACATACCGGGACagccccatagtgagagccaacaaccggagcctgagcttcctcctccttgtctccatcaagctgagcttcctcagtgtgtttctgttcctcggtcgccctgtggatataacctgcatgctgcgcatcatcacttttggaatcaccttctccatagctgtctcttctctcctggccaagactatcatggtttgtgttgctttcaaagccaccaagccagggagctcatggagaaaatggctgggagtcaaactgtccaattctgtagtcttgttctgctcatccattcaaataatcatctgcatgacttggttggccatttctcctccctttcaggaactggacattcacacttcccctggaaccatcatcattcagtgcaatgagggctcagctattggcttttactcagttattgggtatatggggcttctggcagctgttagttttgttttagcatttttagctcggagcttaccggacagttttaatgaggccaagtacatcactttcagcatgctgctcttctgcagtgtttggatcacaatgatcccggcctatctgagcaccaaaggcaaaaacactgtgtgtgtggagatatttgccatactcacctcaagcgccggccttttagcctgtatatttgtaCCAAAGTGTTATGTCATTTTAATTAGACCAGACCTGAACACAAAAACCCAATTACttggaaacaaaatgtaa